In Populus nigra chromosome 1, ddPopNigr1.1, whole genome shotgun sequence, one genomic interval encodes:
- the LOC133668141 gene encoding alkaline ceramidase-like: MAEAISSFWGPVTSAEWCEKNYVYSSYIAEFFNTVSIIPGILLALIGLINALRQRFEKRFSVLHISNMILAIGSMLYHATLQRMQQQGDETPMVWEMLLYFYILYSPDWHYRSVMPTFLFLYGAAFAIFHALVRFEIGFKVHYVILCLLCVPRMYKYYIYTKDASAKRLAKLYLATISTGSLCWLFDRLFCNNISQWYFNPEGHALWHVLMGFNSYFANTFLMFWRAQQLGWNPKVAHFMGFFPYVKIQKPKTQ, from the exons ATGGCTGAAGCAATATCGAGCTTTTGGGGACCTGTAACATCTGCAGAGTggtgtgaaaaaaattatgtctatTCATCTTATATTGCTGAATTTTTCAACACCGTTTCAATTATCCCAGGCATTCTCTTGGCACTCATCGGCCTTATAAATGCTTTAAGACAACGGTTTGAGAAGAGGTTTAGCGTACTTCACATATCTAATATGATACTTGCCATTGGAAGTATGCTATACCATGCCACTCTGCAACGCAT GCAGCAGCAAGGTGATGAAACACCCATGGTTTGGGAAATGCTTTTGTATTTCTACATCCTCTACTCACCAGATTGGCACTACCGAAGTGTGATGCCCACCTTCTTGTTCCTTTATGGAGCTGCATTTGCAATTTTCCATGCACTGGTCCGTTTTGAAATTGGTTTCAAGGTACATTATGTGATTCTTTGCCTTCTCTGTGTTCCCCGGATGTACAAATACTACATCTACACAAAAGATGCATCTGCAAAGCGGCTTGCAAAACTATATTTGGCTACCATATCCACAGGAAGTCTTTGTTGGCTTTTTGATCGCTTGTTCTGCAACAACATTTCTCAGTGGTACTTCAACCCCGAGGGGCATGCTTTATGGCATGTGTTGATGGGGTTCAATTCATATTTTGCAAACACATTCCTGATGTTTTGGCGTGCTCAGCAGTTGGGTTGGAATCCAAAAGTTGCCCATTTCATGGGGTTTTTCCCATATgtgaaaattcaaaaaccaaAGACCCAGTGA
- the LOC133668158 gene encoding stress response protein NST1 yields the protein MATAASRSLLRTTRRLFCTNATPKNNHQNTHKFLEPDSFIGSWETPKTPKEAEAKLARLRREYAKQVQVLRKEYIVEVEALRIEKQRKEEARKEAIRVANEERKKLKAEAAKVRAEERKIEQEEFRKLLLKERAEKLENWRMKEKRQEEKKKVKHELLHRQSSNWIDGRELEKKILEVMVDGTQI from the exons ATGGCCACCGCCGCTTCTCGCTCCTTACTCCGCACGACCCGTCGTTTGTTCTGCACGAACGCCACACCAAAAAACAACCATCAAAATACCCACAAATTTTTAGAACCAGACTCCTTTATTGGAAGCTGGGAGACACCAAAAACCCCAAAAGAAGCAGAGGCAAAACTAGCTAGATTAAGAAGAGAATATGCAAAGCAAGTCCAAGTATTGAGAAAGGAATATATAGTGGAAGTCGAAGCTTTGCGTATAGAGAAACAAAGGAAAGAAGAGGCTAGAAAAGAAGCTATTCGAGTTGCTAATGAAGagaggaagaaattgaaagctgAAGCTGCTAAAGTCAGAGCTGAAGAGAGGAAGATTGAACAAGAGGAGTTTCGAAAGCTTCTG TTGAAAGAAAGAGCAGAGAAGCTTGAGAATTGGAGGATGAAAGAAAAGAGgcaggaagagaagaagaaagtgaaGCATGAACTCTTACACCGACAAAGTTCAAACTGGATTGATGGCCGTGAATTGGAGAAGAAGATACTGGAAGTCATGGTTGACGGCACACAAATTTGA
- the LOC133692917 gene encoding protein NO VEIN, with the protein MHGHRPPYRPGGRGQPPQRHPLQQELPTELLTFNPNFVPLQDPNFFLHTFTNALLQQNFPMQNPNFPIQNPNFFLPPQQQIQYRQQQHQEPPPPGAPPPPEQQEQQQEPATLQQNLPKFPQNPKKKVKQNNKELQLERIDRAVEKARQDLSDAEENVSAWKVSQSVLVNFQAESWDSLGFKMQEVPALFRLMVTESKINAFIHCFVGVRRITSIYDLEVAICKNEGIENFEELGLGPLMRHPLVLHYFSMKPDASTEVFKITSEEIILLLSEFMDTCQKKVIIVDEFLHFLAKNYPVKGPEMLGVRVQSLGTHISFIREAKASENSTQKKCRGTLARNGSLKKCQEARASGPRVRSQRHEGRFSSEKERLEERFSAVSERIKSFSQENYGFCGKHIRFVSSSSEDEKSDDGKNEDEMTSNNVGSHLRSSAQAISNSDRVSSCPYPSATEEMSRLGLKGETGSQFSPDCGSSRPKESNSSFFKKRKLEDASWNVSVPSKLLRSNKKHAHPIDNFDKTEEFVTPSEDDISLSSNDLGGFITTWKEACKDYTVAEILERMLQYYKPTESKKAVRKRTNRCMRRFKCIFSSYPFNGMLNVAVASIKCGMWDSIYDTFQATSQPDSANTLSGNCYEYGCIDAEPGEKQAPVAFERLQQTRSVPVEEIIGKITRHYELDNEYQSNGKSVLENRLISLRKLSSCELWLADQFGVKEFKSLGHGEFFVFLEKHASLFPAKLQNLLSGDRCGKSTLEVSMLQDQLMVLVSQASYSLWENETITKQMVAALLTRQFPLLSLNIMENGSIEDFQQIVGKYKNNVISKCVLFSATLSGMHHIGDSLPLKEDKLETNEVRNKGDNLVAAFNSVTSKDAIEVLVRAPMLSDLNSWSHWDLKFASSLGPLVGWLLSEVNDKELMCLVTKDGKVIRIDQSATADSFLEAALQRSSFQTAVKLLSLLSLAGGGNHVPLSLLKCYACHAFEVILNNHSENMEVEDSRKCFLHGKAIGVASNNLTVELQKKSFKINQALHFASRFVLDCLGFMPAEFHGFAADVLLSGMQSVIKEASSVILYECNQKERLMLHEIGLAIGVVEWIDDYHAFCSNITTDLSVSSGSSCLETVRSEISTENVTLREDAHYATCAQVRCTIDDAVVSSDETISGSLEKSSDLDQHKDAAMVIESIRKEEFGLDENLFNTESSMLKKQHARLGRALHCLSQELYSQDSHFLLELVQNADDNIYPENVEPTLTFILQESGIIVLNNERGFSAQNIRALCDVGNSTKKGSGGGYIGQKGIGFKSVFRITDAPEIHSNGFHIKFDIGEGQIGFVLPTVVPPCDINFFSQLVSMHPDQMNINSWNTCIVLPFRSKSEDTATKMFSDLHPSLLLFLQRLQCIMFRNRLNDSLVIMRKEILEDGIVKVSCGKDKMSWLVASQKLEAHASRPKVQGTEIAIAFTLEESDNGEYNPRLDQQPVFAFLPLRTYGLKFILQGDFILPSSREEVDKNNPWNEWLLTKFPGLFVSAERSFCALSCFRENPGKAVATYMSFVPLVGEVHGFFSGLPKAIILELRRTSCLLIEGDRSKMVPPCSVLRGWDMQSRNVLPDRLLQEYLGLGFLDKNIVLSDSLARALGIMEYGPETLIKFMTHLCRTENGLKLMGLGWLSSWLNTLYAMLSRSSGQTDLIDNLQSIPFIPLSDGTYSSVDVSTIWLHSDTLSTGFDRVHRLEAFPKLNAKLQIVNPALLSASAVDETSVDNVARMLRRIGVQELSAHEIIKVHILQAISDDRITDRDKDLMIDYLCFIMIHLQSGCPNCCAERKHIIYELQNKAYILTNHGYRRPVETSIHFSREFGNPIDVNELINIAEMRWHEVDISYLKHPANKSLSNGLTKWREFLQEIGVADFVRVIQIEKSVADLCHSVPNNMAWDTDLISPGSTAKDWESSELAHLLFTVSTSGDGERCKYLLEVLDTLWDDNFSDKATIYYDLKSSDNGRSFKSSFISKICDFQWVVSSMDNELHYPKDLFYDCDAVRSILGASAPYALPKVRSRKLLSELGLKTEVTIDDVLEIIKAWRKSETTFKASIAQMSKLYTFIWDEISSSRNKVSEAFRSGPFIFIPSKSGSSHKDLLPGVFLSAEDVYWHDPTGSMDRLKKIHSQGGSTSVIQCLLSKILCNVYPGLHDFFVNECGVSEIPTCHSYLDILLQLSTAVLPSQAASAVFKVLLMWTEGLESGSLSTEDIIHLKECLTKLDCTVLPTAQDKWVSLDPSFGLVCWSDDKNLRKIFKNFSNIEFLYFGNLSGSEQEMLQTKVSPLLQKLGIPALSEVVTRKAIYDGPADSSFKASLINWALPYAQRYIYSTHPDKYSKLKQSGFNNLKQLQVIAVDKLSYHYAIKKCRLASKRQEQCSCLLEGNTLYTRLESDTHALFLELSRLFFDGTPELHLANFLHMITTMAESGSTEEQTEFFIVNSQKVSKLPDEESLWLLSSTQSLTTNEESLQIDVSPTSINEQKPSNLKLKASVSSYWPPADWKTAPDFHSSRCSINDEEIVTEAVSVVPAKNNADFTVENKADELPESDNMDTQTPKFNGPELGPSKIFRTDQLRPGTANAIQAMATGREGEQVAFNHLTQKFGQVVKWVNQDNETGLPYDMVIEVGSSKEYIEVKATRSAMKNWFEISSREWHFAVEKGECFSILHVLLGNNKARVTTFRNPARQCQSGKLRLVVLMPTVCETWEDVSLLT; encoded by the exons atGCACGGCCACCGTCCTCCCTACCGGCCCGGCGGCCGCGGGCAACCACCTCAACGACATCCACTACAACAAGAACTACCAACAGAACTTCTTACTTTCAATCCGAATTTTGTCCCTCTCCAAGACCCAAATTTTTTTCTCCATACCTTCACTAATGCTTTACTCCAACAAAACTTCCCAATGCAAAACCCTAATTTCCCAATCCAAAACCCTAACTTTTTTCTCCCTCCACAACAACAAATACAATATCGTCAACAACAGCATCAAGAGCCGCCGCCACCAGGAGCACCACCTCCACCAGAACAACAAGAGCAGCAACAAGAGCCAGCAACACTACAACAAAACCTGCCTAAGTTTccacaaaaccctaaaaagaaagtgaaacaaaacaataaagagCTACAATTAGAGAGAATTGATAGAGCAGTAGAGAAAGCACGGCAAGATCTTTCCGACGCAGAAGAGAATGTTTCTGCATGGAAAGTTTCACAGTCCGTGTTAGTGAATTTTCAAGCTGAGTCATGGGACTCTTTAGGGTTTAAAATGCAAGAGGTTCCTGCTCTTTTCCGGCTTATGGTCACTGAGAGCAAG ATAAATGCTTTTATACATTGCTTTGTTGGGGTACGAAGAATTACATCAATTTATGATTTGGAAGTGGCAATATGCAAGAACGAGGGTATTGAAAACTTTGAAGAGCTGGGATTGGGGCCGTTGATGAGACACCCACTGGTATTGCATTATTTTTCGATGAAACCTGATGCTAGTACAGAAGTTTTCAAGATAACCAGTGAGGAAATAATTCTTTTGCTTAGTGAGTTTATGGACACTTGTCAGAAGAAAGTTATTATTGTTGATGAATTTCTGCATTTTCTTGCAAAGAATTATCCAGTTAAGGGACCAGAAATGCTGGGCGTGCGTGTTCAAAGCTTGGG GACACATATTTCTTTTATTCGAGAAGCTAAAGCATCTGAAAATTCAACACAAAAGAAATGCCGAGGGACATTAGCAAGGAATGGATCATTAAAGAAATGCCAAGAGGCAAGAGCAAGTGGACCTCGAGTACGATCTCAGAGGCATGAAGGGCGTTTTTCTTCAGAGAAGGAGCGACTGGAAGAACGTTTTTCTGCTGTAAGCGAGCGTATTAAATCATTTTCCCAGGAAAACTATGGTTTCTGTGGCAAACACATCAGATTTGTTTCATCAAGCTCTGAAGATGAAAAAAGTGATGATGGAAAGAATGAAGATGAAATGACCAGCAATAATGTAGGCAGCCACTTAAGGTCTTCAGCACAGGCTATCAGCAATTCTGATCGGGTGAGTAGCTGTCCTTACCCTTCTGCAACTGAAGAGATGTCACGCCTAGGGTTGAAAGGTGAAACGGGTAGCCAATTTTCCCCTGATTGTGGCAGCTCAAGGCCTaaagagagtaacagttcattttttaagaaaagaaaacttgaagaTGCAAGTTGGAATGTATCTGTGCCTTCAAAATTGCTCAGAAGCAATAAGAAACATGCTCATCCTATTGATAATTTTGACAAGACTGAAGAGTTTGTTACTCCAAGTGAAGATGATATCTCACTATCTAGCAACGACCTGGGGGGCTTTATCACCACCTGGAAGGAGGCATGTAAGGATTACACTGTGGCAGAG ATTCTTGAGAGAATGCTTCAGTACTACAAACCAACAGAAAGCAAGAAAGCTGTTCGCAAGCGAACTAATCGATGCATGAGAAGATTCAAATGCATATTTTCATCGTACCCATTTAACGGGATGCTCAATGTAGCT gTTGCATCTATCAAGTGTGGAATGTGGGATAGCATTTATGATACTTTCCAAGCAACAAGTCAACCTGATTCAGCTAACACCCTTTCtggaaattgttatgaatatggATGCATTGATGCTGAACCAGGTGAAAAGCAGGCACCAGTGGCCTTTGAGCGCTTACAGCAAACACGCA GTGTCCCAGTTGAAGAAATAATTGGGAAAATTACTAGGCATTATGAGCTTGATAATGAGTATCAGAGCAATGGTAAATCAGTTCTGGAAAACAGACTCATTTCATTGAGGAAGCTGTCCAGTTGTGAGCTGTGGCTAGCAGACCAATTTGGTGTTAAGGAATTCAAGTCCCTTGGTCATGGggagttttttgttttcctggAAAAACATGCCTCTCTATTTCCTGCTAAGTTACAGAATCTCTTGTCTGGTGATAGATGTGGAAAGTCTACTTTGGAGGTCTCGATGCTCCAGGATCAGTTGATGGTACTAGTGTCCCAAGCTTCATATAGTCTGTGGGAGAATGAAACTATTACCAAACAGATGGTTGCTGCACTGCTTACAAGACAATTTCCACTACTTAGTCTTAACATTATGGAAAATGGTTCTATAGAAGATTTTCAACAAATTGTGGGAAAGTATAAGAACAATGTAATTTCAAAATGTGTCCTATTTTCTGCTAcgttgtcaggaatgcatcatATTGGAGACTCATTGCCTCTTAAGGAAGACAAGTTGGAAACCAATGAAGTGAGAAACAAGGGTGACAACTTAGTGGCAGCATTTAATTCTGTTACATCTAAAGATGCAATTGAAGTTTTGGTTAGAGCACCGATGCTGTCTGACCTGAACTCATGGTCGCATTGGGACCTCAAATTTGCTTCCTCCCTTGGCCCTCTTGTAGGATGGTTGTTGAGTGAGGTCAATGATAAAGAATTGATGTGTCTGGTTACAAAGGATGGCAAGGTGATCAGAATTGATCAATCTGCTACTGCAGATTCATTCCTGGAAGCTGCACTTCAGAGATCATCTTTTCAAACAGCAGTGAAACTGTTATCCTTGCTCTCATTAGCTGGGGGGGGAAACCATGTTCCTTTGTCCCTTCTAAAATGTTATGCTTGCCATGCCTTTGAAGTCATTTTGAATAATCATTCTGAAAATATGGAAGTAGAGGACAGCAGGAAATGTTTTTTGCATGGAAAGGCAATTGGAGTTGCTTCTAATAACTTGACTGttgaattgcaaaaaaaatcatttaaaatcaaCCAGGCATTACATTTTGCGTCAAGGTTTGTCCTTGATTGTCTTGGTTTTATGCCTGCAGAATTTCATGGTTTTGCAGCTGATGTTTTGCTCTCAGGGATGCAATCTGTAATAAAAGAAGCTTCTTCAGTGATTTTGTATGAATGCAACCAAAAAGAACGCCTGATGCTTCATGAAATAGGATTAGCTATCGGCGTAGTAGAGTGGATTGATGATTACCATGCATTTTGTTCTAATATTACCACTGACTTGTCCGTATCTTCTGGGTCATCATGCTTGGAAACTGTGAGGTCTGAGATAAGCACAGAAAATGTGACTCTGAGAGAAGATGCACATTATGCAACTTGTGCTCAAGTTAGATGCACAATTGATGATGCTGTAGTTTCCAGTGATGAAACTATCAGTGGTAGCTTAGAAAAATCATCCGACCTTGACCAACACAAGGATGCAGCCATGGTAATTGAATCAATCAGGAAAGAAGAATTTGGTCTGGATGAAAATCTTTTCAATACAGAGAGCAGCATGTTGAAGAAGCAGCATGCACGCCTAGGGAGAGCTCTTCATTGTCTGTCCCAGGAACTATATTCACAAGATTCACATTTTCTTCTTGAGCTT GTTCAAAATGCTGATGATAACATCTATCCTGAAAACGTGGAACCTACTCTGACattcatccttcaagaatcaggtattattgttttgaataatgAGCGAGGCTTTTCTGCTCAAAATATCAGAGCTCTTTGCGATGTTGGAAATTCAACCAAGAAAGGATCTGGTGGTGGATACATAGGGCAGAAAGGAATTGGCTTCAAATCAGTATTTCGG ATCACAGATGCTCCAGAGATTCATTCCAATGGATTTCATATCAAGTTTGACATAGGCGAGGGTCagattggttttgttttgccAACTGTTGTGCCTCCTTGTGATATCAACTTTTTCAGTCAGCTGGTGTCTATGCACCCTGATCAAATGAATATTAACAGTTGGAATACTTGTATTGTGCTTCCTTTCCGGTCAAAATCAGAAGATACTGCAACGAAGATGTTTTCAGATCTTCATCCTTCTTTGCTGCTTTTCCTTCAGCGCCTCCAGTGTATCATGTTCCGAAACAGGCTCAATGATTCACTCGTCATCATGCGGAAAGAAATTTTGGAAGATGGTATTGTAAAGGTTTCATGTGGGAAAGATAAAATGTCATGGCTTGTAGCATCTCAGAAGTTGGAGGCACATGCTAGTCGTCCTAAAGTGCAAGGAACTGAAATTGCCATAGCATTTACGCTCGAGGAGTCAGATAATGGGGAGTATAATCCACGTTTGGACCAACAGCCTGTTTTTGCTTTTCTTCCTCTAAGAACTTATGGTCTGAAATTTATTCTTCAAGGCGATTTTATTCTACCTTCATCAAGAGAGGAAGTGGACAAGAATAATCCCTGGAATGAATGGTTGTTGACCAAGTTTCCTGGTTTGTTTGTTAGTGCAGAGAGATCTTTTTGTGCTCTCTCTTGTTTTAGGGAGAATCCAGGCAAAGCTGTGGCCACTTATATGAGCTTTGTTCCACTTGTTGGGGAGGTGCATGGTTTCTTTTCTGGCCTTCCTAAAGCAATTATTTTAGAATTACGAAGAACAAGCTGCCTGCTTATTGAAGGAGACAGGAGTAAAATGGTTCCTCCTTGCAGTGTTCTGAGAGGTTGGGATATGCAGTCTCGGAATGTTCTACCTGATAGATTGCTTCAAGAGTACCTTGGACTTGGATTCTTGGACAAGAATATAGTTTTGTCTGATTCGCTTGCAAGGGCACTGGGTATCATGGAGTATGGGCCtgaaacattaattaaatttatgaccCATTTATGTCGCACAGAGAATGGCTTAAAGTTGATGGGCTTGGGTTGGCTATCGTCTTGGCTAAACACCCTCTATGCAATGCTATCTCGATCTTCTGGGCAAACTGATCTTATAGATAACCTTCAAAGTATTCCATTTATTCCCCTTTCAGATGGAACGTATAGCTCAGTGGATGTCAGTACAATTTGGTTACACTCTGATACCTTAAGCACTGGGTTTGATCGAGTGCACAGACTTGAGGCTTTTCCAAAATTGAATGCCAAACTTCAGATTGTAAATCCAGCCCTTCTTTCTGCATCAGCTGTCGATGAGACTTCAGTCGACAATGTTGCTAGGATGCTTCGTAGAATTGGTGTGCAAGAACTGTCTGCACATGAAATTATTAAGGTTCATATTTTGCAAGCTATCTCTGATGACCGAATCACTGATAGGGACAAGGATCTGATGATAGATTATCTCTGCTTTATAATGATCCACCTACAATCTGGCTGCCCTAACTGTTGTGCTGAGAGGAAGCACATTATCTATGAGTTACAAAATAAAGCTTATATATTGACAAATCATGGATATAGAAGGCCTGTTGAGACATCAATTCATTTCAGCAGAGAATTTGGGAATCCTATTGATgtgaatgaattaattaatatagcGGAAATGAGATGGCATGAGGTTGATATCAGCTATCTGAAGCATCCAGCTAATAAATCCCTCTCAAATGGATTGACCAAGTGGAGGGAATTTTTGCAGGAAATTGGCGTTGCAGACTTTGTGCGAGTTATTCAGATTGAAAAGAGTGTTGCTGATTTATGTCATAGTGTACCCAATAATATGGCATGGGATACAGACCTGATTTCCCCTGGATCAACAGCAAAAGATTGGGAATCCAGTGAGCTGGCACATCTATTGTTTACTGTGTCCACAAGTGGTGATGGAGAACGCTGTAAATATCTCTTGGAGGTCCTTGACACGCTATGGGATGATAACTTTAGTGACAAAGCTACCATTTACTATGATTTAAAGTCCAGCGATAATGGGAGATCCTTCAAGTCTTCCTTTATAAGCAAAATCTGTGACTTTCAGTGGGTAGTTTCTAGCATGGACAATGAACTTCACTACCCTAAAGATTTATTCTATGATTGTGATGCAGTACGCTCTATCCTTGGTGCTTCTGCGCCATATGCTCTTCCAAAG GTGAGAAGCAGAAAATTATTGAGTGAGCTTGGCCTGAAGACTGAAGTCACTATTGATGATGTTCTGGAAATTATAAAAGCATGGAGAAAATCTGAAACCACTTTCAAGGCCAG CATAGCACAAATGTCAAAATTATACACATTTATCTGGGATGAAATATCTTCTTCAAGGAACAAAGTTTCAGAGGCATTCCGTTCAGGACCATTTATTTTCATTCCTAGTAAATCTGGCTCTAGTCACAAGGATTTGTTACCTGGTGTATTTTTGTCTGCTGAAGATGTATATTGGCATGATCCAACTGGCTCTATGGACCGATTGAAAAAGATCCATTCTCAGGGCGGGTCTACAAGTGTTATTCAGTGCCTATTAAGCAAGATATTGTGCAATGTTTATCCAGGCCTTCATGACTTTTTTGTTAATGAGTGCGGAGTATCTGAAATCCCTACTTGCCATAGCTATCTTGATATTTTACTGCAGTTATCAACTGCTGTTTTGCCTTCACAAGCTGCTAGTGCA GTTTTCAAAGTCTTGTTGATGTGGACTGAGGGACTGGAATCTGGATCTCTAAGTACAGAAGATATCATTCACTTGAAAGAATGTCTGACAAAATTGGATTGTACTGTACTGCCTACAGCACAAGATAAATGGGTTTCTTTGGACCCATCTTTTGGTCTGGTATGCTGGTCTGATGATAAAAACTTGAGGAAGATATTTAAGAATTTCAGTAATATAGAATTCTTGTACTTTGGCAATCTGAGTGGCAGTGAGCAAGAGATGCTTCAAACTAAAGTGTCTCCCCTCCTGCAAAAATTGGGGATACCTGCTCTCTCAGAG GTTGTAACTCGTAAGGCAATATATGATGGTCCAGCAGACTCTAGCTTCAAAGCTTCATTGATTAACTGGGCTCTTCCTTATGCTCAGCGCTACATATATAGCACACACCCTGATAAATACTCTAAACTCAAGCAGTCTGGATTCAATAATCTAAAGCAACTGCAGGTTATTGCTGTTGATAAGTTATCCTACCACTATGCCATAAAAAAATGTCGCCTTGCTTCTAAGAGGCAAGAACAATGTAGCTGTCTCCTGGAG gGTAATACTTTGTACACAAGGTTGGAATCTGATACACATGCTTTGTTTTTGGAGCTATCTCGTTTATTCTTTGATGGTACTCCAGAATTGCACTTGGCAAATTTCCTTCATATGATTACAACCATGGCTGAATCTGGCTCCACAGAGGAGCAAACAGAATTCTTCATTGTGAACAGCCAGAAGGTGTCAAAGCTTCCTGACGAAGAATCTTTGTGGTTACTCTCCTCAACTCAGTCTTTGACAACGAATGAGGAATCGCTTCAAATAGATGTTTCTCCAACATCAATAAACGAACAGAAACCCTCAAACTTGAAGTTGAAAGCCAGTGTCAGTTCATATTGGCCACCTGCAGACTGGAAAACTGCACCAGATTTTCATAGCAGCCGATGTAGCATAAATGATGAGGAGATTGTCACAGAAGCAGTTAGTGTAGTTCCAGCTAAGAACAATGCGGATTTCACCGTTGAAAACAAAGCAGATGAGTTGCCAGAGTCTGATAATATGGACACCCAGACTCCTAAGTTCAATGGTCCTGAATTGGGTCCATCTAAAATATTCAGGACAGATCAGCTTCGTCCTGGGACAGCTAATGCAATACAAGCAATGGCTACTGGGAGAGAAGGTGAGCAAGTTGCTTTCAACCATTTGACTCAAAAATTCGGTCAAGTCGTGAAGTGGGTTAATCAGGATAATGAGACTGGGTTACCCTATGACATGGTTATAGAAGTGGGAAGTAGTAAAGAGTACATTGAAGTTAAAGCTACAAGATCCGCTATGAAGAACTGGTTTGAAATATCATCTAGAGAGTGGCACTTTGCAGTTGAAAAGGGTGAATGTTTTAGCATTCTTCATGTTCTTTTAGGTAATAATAAAGCTAGGGTCACAACTTTCAGAAATCCCGCAAGACAATGCCAATCAGGGAAGCTCCGATTGGTTGTTCTGATGCCCACTGTCTGTGAGACGTGGGAGGATGTTTCTCTGCTGACTTGA